In one window of Nocardia brasiliensis DNA:
- a CDS encoding NAD(+) synthase: protein MHDLPFDSLYRHDFARVAVAVPLVRVADPADNVAQTLLLAEQAAADGAVLTVFPELGLSCYTADDLFHQDALDDAVQAALAEVVAASARLDTVLVVGAPVRAQGRLFNCAIAISAGVILGAVPKSYLPNYREFYEKRQFAAARENLDTHITIAGQRVPFGADLLFSASNLDGFVFHLEICEDGWVPLPPSGYAALAGATVLVNLSASNIVIGKADYRRALCTSHSARYLAAYLYSAAGHGESTTDLAWDGQAMVCENGDLLAEGARFADRPQLVTADLDLRRLAADRLRTTSFADNVHDHRERLARMRRIDVRLPIPRAAVPLRREIERFPYVPADPAVRNERCAEVQHIQVEGLSTRLRATGTERVVLGVSGGLDSTLALIVAAKTMDRLGLPRANVLAYTMPGFATSTRTRTDAHRLMDALGVTAHEIDIRPSATQMLRDLGHPAADGVAQYDVTYENVQAGERTSHLFRLANQHGALVLGTGDLSELALGWCTFGVGDHMAHYSVNASVPKTLIKYLIAWSVATGEFGPAAGEVLDSILRTEISPELVPDTGAARSDGGTAPSQSSEATVGPYELQDFHLYYLLRFGYRPSRIAYLARHAWSDPGRGSWPDLIPADQRNAYDLPTIKHWLAEFLRRFVQTSQFKRSTLPNAPKVGSGGSLSPRGDWRAPSDASAAAWLDELARNVP from the coding sequence GTGCACGACCTGCCCTTCGATTCGCTGTACCGGCACGACTTCGCGCGGGTGGCGGTGGCCGTGCCCCTGGTGCGGGTCGCTGACCCGGCGGACAACGTGGCGCAGACCCTGCTGCTGGCCGAGCAGGCTGCGGCCGACGGCGCGGTGCTGACCGTGTTCCCCGAGCTCGGGCTCTCCTGCTACACCGCGGACGACCTGTTCCACCAGGACGCGCTCGACGACGCGGTGCAGGCCGCGCTGGCCGAGGTGGTGGCCGCGAGCGCGCGCCTCGACACCGTGCTCGTGGTCGGCGCGCCGGTGCGCGCGCAGGGACGACTGTTCAATTGCGCGATCGCGATATCCGCGGGCGTGATACTCGGCGCCGTGCCGAAGAGCTATCTTCCGAATTATCGTGAGTTCTACGAGAAGCGGCAATTCGCCGCAGCCAGAGAAAATCTCGACACCCACATCACCATCGCCGGTCAGCGGGTGCCGTTCGGCGCGGATCTGTTGTTCTCGGCGAGCAATCTCGACGGTTTCGTTTTTCATCTGGAAATCTGCGAGGACGGCTGGGTTCCGTTGCCGCCCAGCGGTTATGCGGCATTGGCCGGGGCCACCGTGCTGGTCAATCTGTCGGCGAGCAATATCGTCATCGGCAAGGCCGATTACCGCCGCGCGCTGTGCACCTCGCACTCGGCGCGCTACCTGGCCGCGTACCTGTATTCGGCTGCGGGACACGGCGAATCGACCACCGACCTGGCCTGGGACGGGCAGGCCATGGTGTGCGAGAACGGCGACCTGCTCGCCGAGGGCGCACGCTTCGCCGACCGGCCGCAGCTGGTCACCGCCGATCTCGACCTGCGGCGACTGGCCGCTGATCGGTTGCGCACCACCAGCTTTGCCGACAATGTGCACGATCACCGCGAGCGACTGGCCCGGATGCGCCGCATCGACGTGCGGCTGCCGATCCCACGGGCGGCCGTGCCGCTGCGCCGCGAAATCGAGCGCTTCCCTTACGTTCCCGCCGATCCGGCGGTGCGCAACGAGCGCTGCGCCGAGGTACAGCACATACAGGTGGAAGGGTTGAGCACCCGACTGCGAGCCACCGGCACCGAGCGGGTGGTGCTCGGGGTCTCCGGTGGGCTGGACTCCACGCTGGCGCTCATCGTCGCGGCGAAGACCATGGATCGGCTCGGCCTGCCCAGGGCGAATGTGCTGGCCTACACCATGCCCGGCTTCGCGACTAGCACCAGGACCCGTACCGACGCGCACCGGCTGATGGACGCGCTCGGGGTCACCGCGCACGAGATCGACATCCGCCCCTCGGCCACCCAGATGCTGCGCGACCTCGGGCATCCGGCCGCCGACGGCGTCGCGCAATACGACGTCACCTACGAGAACGTGCAAGCGGGCGAACGCACTTCGCACCTGTTCCGGCTGGCGAACCAGCACGGAGCGCTGGTGCTCGGCACCGGCGATCTCAGCGAACTCGCGCTCGGCTGGTGCACTTTCGGGGTCGGCGACCACATGGCGCACTACAGCGTGAACGCCTCGGTGCCGAAAACCCTGATCAAGTACCTGATCGCGTGGTCGGTCGCCACCGGCGAGTTCGGGCCCGCGGCCGGCGAGGTGCTCGATTCCATTCTGCGCACCGAGATCTCGCCGGAACTGGTGCCCGACACCGGCGCCGCGCGATCCGACGGCGGTACGGCCCCGAGCCAGAGTTCCGAGGCCACCGTGGGGCCCTACGAGTTGCAGGACTTCCACCTGTACTACCTGCTGCGGTTCGGCTACCGGCCGAGCCGCATCGCCTACCTCGCCCGGCACGCGTGGTCGGATCCCGGCCGCGGCAGCTGGCCCGATCTGATTCCGGCCGATCAGCGCAACGCCTACGACCTGCCGACCATCAAGCACTGGCTCGCGGAGTTCCTGCGCCGATTCGTGCAGACCAGCCAGTTCAAACGCTCGACCCTGCCCAACGCGCCGAAGGTCGGTTCCGGCGGTTCGCTGTCCCCGCGCGGTGATTGGCGCGCGCCGAGCGACGCCTCGGCCGCCGCCTGGCTCGACGAGCTCGCCCGCAACGTGCCGTAG
- a CDS encoding Clp protease N-terminal domain-containing protein: MTSSTPRLDDLIDGIKKARPDNVLDQLSDAVVVGDHLGEVADHLIGHFVDQARRAGASWTDIGGSMGVTKQAAQKRFVPKAPGDAAEAAQMDPNAGFARFTPRARAVVVAAQESARNSGNDQITVAHLLLGLLSESEGLAVKEIITQGVDPADLAAAATAALPAKADKLPALIPFDAEAKKALELTFREALRLGHNYIGTEHILLALLEQENGTGLLAGGGLDKAEVEAHLVEVLSVLAAGQQ; this comes from the coding sequence ATGACCTCTTCAACGCCCCGCCTCGACGACTTGATCGACGGCATCAAGAAGGCCCGTCCCGACAACGTGCTCGACCAACTGTCCGACGCCGTGGTCGTCGGCGACCACCTCGGCGAGGTGGCCGATCACCTGATCGGCCACTTCGTGGACCAGGCCCGCCGCGCGGGCGCCTCGTGGACCGATATCGGCGGCAGCATGGGTGTCACCAAGCAGGCCGCACAGAAGCGGTTCGTGCCCAAGGCGCCCGGCGATGCCGCCGAGGCCGCACAGATGGATCCCAACGCCGGATTCGCGCGCTTCACCCCGCGTGCGCGCGCGGTCGTGGTAGCCGCGCAGGAGTCCGCCCGCAACTCGGGCAACGACCAGATCACCGTCGCGCACCTGCTGCTCGGACTGCTGTCGGAGTCGGAAGGCCTTGCGGTGAAAGAGATCATCACCCAGGGCGTCGATCCGGCGGACCTGGCGGCCGCGGCGACCGCGGCGTTGCCCGCCAAGGCGGACAAGCTGCCCGCGCTCATCCCGTTCGACGCCGAGGCCAAGAAGGCGCTCGAATTGACCTTCCGTGAGGCACTTCGCCTCGGGCACAACTACATCGGGACCGAACACATCCTGCTCGCGCTGCTCGAACAGGAGAACGGCACCGGGCTGCTGGCCGGTGGCGGACTCGACAAAGCCGAGGTCGAGGCGCACCTGGTGGAAGTGCTTTCGGTGCTGGCGGCCGGACAGCAATGA
- a CDS encoding NAD(P)/FAD-dependent oxidoreductase, translated as MTGQHRIVVLGAGYAGLAAARRLARKARGAEITVVDARERFVERVRLHQQAAGQEIPAWDIRELLARKEIGFVRARAESIDTEGKRVLLDTGTELGYDTLVYTLGSVADLSGVPGVARYAYSVATPEDADRFVAPSGTVAVVGSGSTGIELAAELGESRPDLRVLLLGSEAPGAWLSPRAQAHITRVLDRLGVEIHSDAKVIEVTPAGVRLADGTLIEAAATVWTAGFGVPDLARRSGIAVDGMGRVCTDTTLRSISHPDVYAAGDCAVVAGPGDRSLRMACATALPGGKQVADAIAARLRGARPRPLRFRYFGQAMSLGRRDGIIQSLHADDSPARFVLTGRTAAWAKEQVVRGAARATQP; from the coding sequence ATGACCGGACAGCATCGGATCGTCGTCCTCGGTGCCGGATACGCGGGACTGGCGGCAGCTCGCCGTCTCGCGCGCAAGGCACGCGGAGCCGAGATCACCGTCGTCGACGCACGGGAGCGCTTCGTCGAACGCGTACGCCTGCACCAGCAGGCCGCCGGGCAAGAGATTCCCGCCTGGGATATCAGAGAACTGCTGGCGCGCAAGGAGATCGGTTTCGTCCGTGCCCGCGCCGAGTCGATCGATACCGAGGGTAAGCGGGTATTGCTCGATACCGGAACCGAACTCGGCTACGACACGCTCGTGTACACACTGGGCAGCGTCGCCGATCTGTCCGGCGTACCCGGTGTGGCCCGGTACGCGTACTCGGTGGCGACACCGGAGGACGCGGACCGGTTCGTCGCGCCGAGCGGGACCGTCGCGGTGGTCGGTAGCGGCTCCACCGGCATCGAGCTGGCCGCGGAACTGGGCGAGTCCCGGCCCGACCTGCGCGTGCTGCTGCTCGGTTCGGAGGCGCCCGGTGCCTGGCTCTCGCCGCGGGCGCAGGCGCACATCACCCGTGTGCTCGACCGGCTCGGTGTCGAGATCCATTCGGACGCCAAGGTTATCGAGGTGACCCCGGCGGGCGTGCGGCTCGCGGACGGCACCCTGATCGAGGCCGCCGCCACGGTGTGGACGGCCGGTTTCGGGGTGCCCGACCTGGCGCGCCGATCCGGCATCGCCGTGGACGGCATGGGCAGGGTGTGCACCGACACCACGTTGCGCTCGATCTCGCATCCGGATGTCTACGCGGCCGGAGACTGTGCCGTGGTCGCGGGTCCCGGTGACCGGTCGCTGCGGATGGCCTGTGCGACCGCGCTGCCCGGCGGCAAGCAGGTCGCCGACGCCATCGCCGCGCGGCTGCGCGGGGCGCGACCGCGACCGCTGCGGTTCCGCTATTTCGGTCAGGCCATGAGCCTGGGGCGGCGCGACGGCATCATCCAGTCGCTGCATGCCGACGATTCCCCGGCCCGGTTCGTGCTGACCGGACGGACAGCGGCCTGGGCGAAAGAGCAGGTGGTGCGCGGCGCGGCGCGCGCGACCCAGCCCTAG
- a CDS encoding suppressor of fused domain protein has product MSEAPGWKAIDDALQPLYGTTEPFHWATDHRWSLGGPDPLDGISAYPRTEPVPHWHYISYGMTELYEKEWDNPAESGWGFELTFRLVRAGTDTEPPAWPANFLQNLARYVFQSGKWFEPGHTIKANGPIAADQPDSGIHAVGFTDDPELGTIETPHGRVRFLQIVGLTMPEYRAAQGGNTRTVLDELAPHLPLFVTDTGRGSLISEPKPQARWPRWGGGLRGRA; this is encoded by the coding sequence GTGAGTGAAGCACCCGGCTGGAAGGCCATCGACGACGCATTGCAGCCGCTGTACGGCACGACCGAACCTTTCCATTGGGCCACCGATCACCGCTGGTCACTCGGCGGGCCGGATCCGCTCGACGGGATCAGCGCCTATCCGCGCACCGAGCCGGTCCCGCATTGGCACTACATCAGTTACGGCATGACCGAGCTGTACGAAAAGGAATGGGACAACCCCGCGGAATCCGGCTGGGGCTTCGAGCTGACCTTCCGCCTGGTGCGCGCGGGCACCGACACCGAACCGCCCGCCTGGCCCGCGAACTTCCTGCAGAACCTGGCTCGCTATGTCTTCCAGTCCGGCAAGTGGTTCGAGCCGGGACACACCATCAAAGCGAACGGACCGATCGCCGCCGACCAGCCGGACTCCGGCATCCATGCCGTCGGCTTCACCGACGACCCGGAGCTCGGCACCATCGAAACCCCGCACGGTCGTGTGCGATTCCTGCAGATCGTCGGGCTGACCATGCCGGAGTACCGCGCCGCGCAGGGCGGCAACACCCGTACCGTGCTCGACGAGCTCGCACCGCACCTGCCGCTGTTCGTCACCGACACCGGCCGTGGTTCGCTCATCTCCGAGCCGAAACCCCAAGCGCGCTGGCCACGGTGGGGCGGTGGGCTACGCGGGCGGGCGTGA
- the groL gene encoding chaperonin GroEL (60 kDa chaperone family; promotes refolding of misfolded polypeptides especially under stressful conditions; forms two stacked rings of heptamers to form a barrel-shaped 14mer; ends can be capped by GroES; misfolded proteins enter the barrel where they are refolded when GroES binds) — protein sequence MAKTIAYDEEARRGLERGLNALADAVKVTLGPKGRNVVLEKKWGAPTITNDGVSIAKEIELEDPYEKIGAELVKEVAKKTDDVAGDGTTTATVLAQALVREGLRNVAAGANPLGLKRGIEKAVEAVTAKLLDTAKEIDTKEQIAATAGISAGDSSIGELIAEAMDKVGKEGVITVEESNTFGLQLELTEGMRFDKGYISGYFVTDPERQEAVLEDPYILLVGSKVSTVKDLLPLLEKVIQAGKPLLIIAEDVEGEALSTLVVNKIRGTFKSVAVKAPGFGDRRKAQLADIGILTGGEVITEEVGLSLETAGIELLGQARKVVITKDETTIVEGAGDAEAIKGRVAQIRAEIENSDSDYDREKLQERLAKLAGGVAVIKAGAATEVELKERKHRIEDAVRNAKAAVEEGIVAGGGVALLQSAPALDDLTLTGDEATGANIVRVALSAPLKQIAFNAGLEPGVVAEKVSNLPAGHGLNADSGAYEDLLAAGVADPVKVTRSALQNAASIAALFLTTEAVVADKPEKAAAPAGDPTGGMGGMDF from the coding sequence ATGGCCAAGACAATTGCGTACGACGAAGAGGCCCGTCGCGGTCTCGAGCGGGGCCTCAATGCCCTCGCTGACGCGGTCAAGGTGACGCTGGGCCCGAAGGGTCGCAACGTTGTCCTGGAGAAGAAGTGGGGCGCCCCCACGATCACCAACGATGGTGTGTCCATCGCCAAGGAGATCGAGCTGGAGGACCCGTACGAGAAGATCGGCGCCGAGCTGGTCAAGGAAGTCGCCAAGAAGACCGACGACGTCGCGGGCGACGGCACCACCACCGCCACTGTGCTCGCCCAGGCGCTCGTGCGTGAGGGCCTGCGCAACGTCGCGGCCGGCGCCAACCCCCTCGGCCTGAAGCGCGGCATCGAGAAGGCCGTCGAGGCCGTCACCGCCAAGCTGCTCGACACCGCCAAGGAGATCGATACCAAGGAGCAGATCGCTGCTACCGCCGGTATCTCCGCGGGCGACTCGTCCATCGGTGAGCTCATCGCCGAAGCCATGGACAAGGTCGGCAAGGAAGGCGTCATCACCGTCGAGGAGAGCAACACCTTCGGTCTCCAGCTGGAGCTGACCGAGGGCATGCGCTTCGACAAGGGCTACATCTCGGGTTACTTCGTCACCGACCCGGAGCGTCAGGAAGCGGTCCTCGAGGATCCGTACATCCTGCTCGTCGGCTCGAAGGTCTCGACCGTCAAGGACCTGCTGCCGCTGCTGGAGAAGGTCATCCAGGCCGGCAAGCCGCTGCTGATCATCGCCGAGGACGTCGAGGGCGAGGCCCTGTCCACCCTGGTGGTCAACAAGATCCGTGGCACCTTCAAGTCCGTCGCCGTCAAGGCTCCGGGCTTCGGTGACCGCCGCAAGGCGCAGCTCGCCGACATCGGCATCCTCACCGGTGGCGAGGTCATCACCGAAGAGGTCGGCCTCTCGCTGGAGACCGCTGGCATCGAGCTGCTCGGCCAGGCCCGCAAGGTCGTCATCACCAAGGACGAGACCACCATCGTCGAGGGCGCGGGCGACGCGGAGGCCATCAAGGGCCGTGTCGCGCAGATCCGTGCCGAGATCGAGAACTCGGACTCCGACTACGACCGCGAGAAGCTGCAGGAGCGCCTGGCCAAGCTGGCCGGCGGTGTCGCGGTGATCAAGGCCGGCGCCGCGACCGAGGTCGAGCTCAAGGAGCGCAAGCACCGCATCGAAGATGCCGTGCGTAACGCGAAGGCCGCCGTCGAAGAGGGCATCGTCGCCGGTGGTGGCGTCGCGCTGCTGCAGTCGGCCCCCGCGCTCGACGATCTGACCCTGACCGGCGACGAGGCGACCGGTGCGAACATCGTGCGCGTCGCGCTGTCGGCTCCGCTGAAGCAGATCGCCTTCAACGCCGGCCTGGAGCCGGGCGTTGTCGCCGAGAAGGTCTCGAACCTGCCCGCGGGTCACGGCCTGAACGCCGACTCGGGCGCCTACGAGGACCTGCTGGCCGCCGGCGTTGCCGACCCGGTCAAGGTCACCCGCTCGGCGCTGCAGAACGCGGCGTCCATCGCGGCGCTGTTCCTCACCACCGAGGCCGTCGTCGCCGACAAGCCGGAGAAGGCCGCCGCTCCCGCGGGCGACCCGACCGGTGGCATGGGTGGCATGGACTTCTGA